Within Sinorhizobium sp. RAC02, the genomic segment TGACGGATGCACCGGAGTACTTCAAGGACACGGATGCCTGGACTGGCCTTACTGTCATCTGGCTGAAACTTCATTCCGGCGGCAACAAGGATCGTGTCGCGCGCTGGCCGGCAACGCCTCCGGAAGTCATGGTTGACGGTAACTGGTCGCTGCTCTGGGACCCTCGCGACCCGGCGCAAGATCCTGACGACCCGTCCACATGGGCTTTTTCGAAGAACCAGGCGCTCGCCACGCTCGACGCCCTCCGGAAAAACCCGTTGCGGCCCTACGATGTGCGCAACCTTTGGGTCGAAACCTTTGCCTGGGCAGCCGATGCGGCGGATGAGGCGGTTCCGGTCAAGGCCGGCGGCACGATCCCGCGGTATGAGGCGAACGGCATTCTGGTCTTCTCTGACGGGTCTGAGCTTGAGGACCAGGTGCAGCCGCTCGCCGATGCTGGCGCTTCGAGGTTTATGCGTGTCGGCGGCAAGTTGGGCTTGATCCCGGGTATCTGGAGCGAGCCCGTCGCCACCATCACCGACATGCTCGACGATCAGGATATGTCTTTCAATCGATATCGGCCATCGTCGGAACTCCTGACGGCTGTCACGGCGCGGTACATCTCGCCGTTGCGCGCTTATGAGGACGCCAGCACGCCGGTCTATACGATTGCCGGAGCACAGGCAGAAGACGGCGGGCCGGAGAAGCTCGGCACATTCGATCTGCGTTTCATCACAGATCATCGGCAGGGGCAGCGCGTGGCAAAAATCCTTGGGCTGCGCACCCGCATGCAACGGAGCCTCGGCGGTGCGCTTCCGCCATCGGCCTTCAATCTGGTTGCCGGCTCAACTGTCACGGTCGACTTGCCGGCGCCCTACCATCGTCGCAACGGCACCTACGAGGTCGAGGAAATCCACCCCGGCGCAGCGCCTGTCGGCGTCGAGGACGGTTCCGTCGCGCTCATGTGTCCGGCTTCGCTTCGGGAGACATCGCCGGCCGTCTATGCCTGGGATGCTGCGACGGAAGAGAAGGAAGTCGCGATCGAGGAATGGGAGCCGGAAGTCGGCGGCGTCAAGGTGCCGGGGGCTATCACGCTTCTCAGTGATGCATCCACGGCCATCATTACCGGCGGCTCGACGTTGGCGCGCGTGCGCTTCAGCTTCCCT encodes:
- a CDS encoding phage tail protein — translated: MRRFLLASTILFGMATPAYAELTTLIVGISTWFTATFGATLGGILLNLGASLLLSTVSALLRGKPKQSDVIRELQQPTSLPVWRFAYGSGWAPGTPAPVRVKGKHIYACYILNSRPSAGPFTVFFDKREVEAAGDPYDFSGPGATATNDPFAGHCSYWIGRGDQTTAPAAFVTDAPEYFKDTDAWTGLTVIWLKLHSGGNKDRVARWPATPPEVMVDGNWSLLWDPRDPAQDPDDPSTWAFSKNQALATLDALRKNPLRPYDVRNLWVETFAWAADAADEAVPVKAGGTIPRYEANGILVFSDGSELEDQVQPLADAGASRFMRVGGKLGLIPGIWSEPVATITDMLDDQDMSFNRYRPSSELLTAVTARYISPLRAYEDASTPVYTIAGAQAEDGGPEKLGTFDLRFITDHRQGQRVAKILGLRTRMQRSLGGALPPSAFNLVAGSTVTVDLPAPYHRRNGTYEVEEIHPGAAPVGVEDGSVALMCPASLRETSPAVYAWDAATEEKEVAIEEWEPEVGGVKVPGAITLLSDASTAIITGGSTLARVRFSFPPSLSSSVISYEWQYRRDADLWQTGGLIDAEMLDGGGDVFGFLLPVVVGSNYTIRVRAVSPVGASEWVESSPIVASAGPYSAGPPTPVSAIGGSGQISVTFKAPNAVSYDAMEIWVATVNNSGAASLLFGPIYGSANATVTEIQAGLGSGVTRYYFGRSIDKNGNASPFSASVSATTT